The following is a genomic window from Cygnus olor isolate bCygOlo1 chromosome 11, bCygOlo1.pri.v2, whole genome shotgun sequence.
AGAAGCTGCGGATGAGGCGGCTGGCGCAGGCGCTGCACCGGCTGCGGCACTACCTGCCGCCCGCGCTGGCGCCCGCCGGGCAGAGCCTCACCAAGATCGAGACCCTGCGCCTCGCCATCCGCTACATCGCCCACCTCTCggccctgctggggctcagCGAGGAGGCGCtggcccggcggcggggggcggcccccCGGCActgccccctctgcccccagggcctgggctgctgccagcccccgcGCCCtcggccgccccccccggcaccggccCCGCAGGACACTTCGCCCCCCGGCACGGGGGTCTGGGGGTCACCCCCTGTGATGGAGACCCCCCTGGCACTGCAGGAGGTTCCCGACATGGGGATGGGGGCCTGGGGGTCACCCTCCTATGGTCCGGCGTTGGAGACCCCCCTTCAGCTGCATGGGACCCCTGGCTCAGTCTCAGGCTCCTGGTCATCACCGCTGTGCAGCCTCGGAGCAGTGACCCCGCTGGAGCCACcctggagctgtgcagcagccacaggcacCGGGACagtcccctcctgctgcttggaaccctcagcccctgcccagcctcccAGGGCAGGATCGACGGCCACGGGGGGCCCTGGCCCCCCCCCACATGGCTCCCAGGTACGTATGACTCCCTCCCCACCCGCaggctgagcaccagcacagccctgctcccgcACCACGCCACACAGGGccagcaggctggcagcagagctcaggatggggtggggtggggtggggtggggtggggtggggtgggatgggatgggacgggacgggacgggacgaTGCTCCTGCAGAGTGCAGGCAGAGGTGCACCAGCAATGGTACGTGTGCCATGACTGGGGAGACTGCATGGGGTGACTGATTtagggggtggggggcagaaAGAAGTAGAGCCCACTGGAGAGGCAGCCCGGGACGCATGGCACAGGGCATGGGCATGGGGCACAGTGGTGTCGCACGCAGCTCCCCTGACAGCTCTTTCTGCACAGCTCGGCAGCCCAGCCCCAGACTTGCTCCTCTCCTCCGACACTCCTGGAGCCCCCATCCTGACTGGCTGCGCCCCAGCACGGTGCTGGGGGTGGTGGAGCTGATCCGGTGCCAATGGCTGGCGAGGAAGCACGGAGGGGACATGGCGCAGCGGTGCCACGGAGCACCGTGGGGTGCTTGGGAAGGGCTCCTCATTAAAGCCGCTGCTCCTCATTAAAGCTGCTGTGCACCACGGTGCCCTGCCTCGTTACTGTGGGGATCCCACGTGCTGTGCCCCAGCATGGGAAGGAGCTTGGGGCACCCCAGGGTGGGCTGTGGAGGGGCAAAGCTCAGCCATCgccctccccacacacactcaTGCCCAGTCCCAGCCCACCCCAGAGATGCCCTGGGGTGACGGAGGGGCCCCCCACCCAGGGCTTCCCCAGCCCACCgcctcccccagcaccgctGCCCCCTGAGAGGGCAGTGCCCCCCTGCCCACCACGTCCCATCTCTTCTCTGTGCCTAAGACCCAAGGGAGGGTTCGGGGCTGAGGCTCGCAGgctgctgtgtctgtgctgctcCCCCTGGGAGCGCAGCAGGAGAGCTCACACACAGCCGTCAGACGGAGGGGCCGGGCGCTGGCGTCGCAAAGCCCCCAGAGCCACTTAGCACCGGGCTCCTAATGCCCAGGGGCTCTGCCCCCCCACTCCCTCACGCTCTGCAGGGTCCCGGACGTTTCCTGCCTCaccccccctcagccccctggGCCAGCCCGTGCCCTCCACGCCCCGCTGCCACAGCCTCTGCCAAAGCTCCTGTGCATCCCTTTATTTACAAGAGCTAAGGCTTGGCACAAGCGCCCGCCCTCACCCATCCCTGCCCATCATTCAggtgctgggcactgctggggccCATTCCCATCATGAGCAGCAGAGGACGCAGATGGGCTGGCCCCAGGGGCGTGGGCAGAAGCGCTTTGGGGTGGCCGCAGGAGGGGGCCGGAGTGGGCGAGTGTCCAGTGTGGCCGCCGAGAGCAGCGGGTGCAGGAGCGCCGTGCCGAGCCCCCACGCCTGTCCCATGGCAGGAAGGTGTGCGGGGCCAGGTGCGGTTATCTGGAGTTTTCCGTGAACCAGGCCAGCACAGACTCTTTGTTCTCATTCACCCAGTTGATGTTGGTCCTTGTCCTCTCCAGCGCCTGCTCCAGGGCGCGAGTACCCGACCCGAAGCCGACGTCCTGGTTGTCTGCCTTGaactgctccagctgcagggggacagaggGGCTGGAACTGGGGCAGGGACCCCCGCGGCGAGTGCTCTCCCCCCCGATGGGGCCAGGCAgctcagggcagggcagcagctacCCGGACCCCCAGCCACAcaaggggcaggggcagccgtcccctccctggggctgctggcaacGGGCGGGCTGCAAGGTGCGGCAGGATGGAGATGGACCCAGCCGCGGGGAGCCTGGGTGCCAGCCGCCCAAGCCCACAGACCCTGCCAGGGCCCAGCCTCACCTGCTGCAGCTCAAACTCCGTGGAGAACCGCTGGGTCACGGATAGGATCAGattggagaaggagaaggagccaCCCCCGTAcctgggagagcagagagggacGGCTcagccgggggctgcgggctgcaCAAGCAGGGGGAAGGGACAGAGCCCCCACCCCTGGGGGCACAGGCAGCCCACCgatgctcccagctcctctgcccccccTGGCCCCCATGTGGTGCTCACTGGCCAAAAAGAAGCTTCCAGTTGCTGCGGATGAAGTCCcaggccaggggctgccccacCACGTTGCTGGCGATGCTGTTGATGGTGGAGGTGGCATCCTGCTTGCGGATCTTGGTGGGGTCGATGGTGTACTGCAGGTACCTGGGGGGGGGAGCCACCGGGTGAGGGGCTGTGCGAGCAGAGCCCTGGCCCTCGCCCTGGCCCCTGCACCCACCGCTGGAGGATCCAGGTCTCAGTGCTGCAGGCGAGAGCCGTGCGGATCTTGTCGGCCTCGGACACGATGGTGGCCTCGCGGAACCTGTCCCACATGAAGTCCCAGGCCTCCTGACCGCCCGTGGCCACCGCGCTGCAGTAGATGGCGGAGCGCAGGTTCGCGGTGATGCTGCAGGGGAAAGAGCCGTCTCAGACGGGGAGCCCTCGCCATGCCCAGCCCGGCCGTGGGGGCACCCCAGGGACTCACGGGTTGATGGCGGAGTTATTCTGCCACTGTTTGAAGAGACTGGTGGCCAGCTCCTGGCACTCAGGGATGCCGTaggagcaggctgtgctgaTGGCATTGATCTCATTGTACCTGGAAGGAGAGGAAcccatggggctggggacgggcaCGTGGAAGCCAGACACCAACCGGCCAGCGACAGGCCACGGGCAGGACCCTGCGCCTCCTCCCTGCACACGCTGGGGGTGAGCGCCCTGGTGCGCCTGGGGAGATCCCAGGGGCCCGGCCAGGCAGCGGAGCCGTGTGACACTCACTGGTCCATCAAGCCATCGGGGTTCTTGGTCCAGTTGACAGTGATGTTCTTGTAGTATTCGAAGAGGGGCTTCACCTGCTTCTGGATGTATTTCTGCAGGGCAGGCGGGAGGTCAGTGcggggcagcaccagcagcatcccGCACCCCAGCCCCGGGTGCAGACCCAGCCCTCAGTCCCCGTCCCGCAGCGCGGGGTCTGCCCTGCGCCCCCCCGGCGGGCGGCACAGCTCACCTTCATCACCCCGAACACCTCGCTGCGGTCGAACATCAGCTGGAAGTACTTCAGGTTGCTGAGCGCCGCCTGCCACGGCATGTACGCCGTCTCCTGCCTCAGGAACTGCGTGGTGTTCAAGGCCAGCGTCACGCCGATGTACttggccctgcagcagggacagggcagcgTGAAGATCCCCAGCCCTGCGCCacgcggccccgccgcccatGCCTCTCATCCCTGCCCTGCCGCGCCGCTCACCTGGCCAGGTTAAAAGCATCGTCGATGACCTGCGCCCGGTTGATCACAGGGATGACCTAGGGGAGAACAGAGCCGGTGTTGCCGGGTAGCCCTGGCACAGGGTGCGTGGAGTGGGCGCCCACCCCCCGCCCGTGGCCCAGCCAGTGCCATGTACCAGGTGGTctctggagagctgctggaggagctggtcCCAGTTCTCCTGGTTGTAGTTGACGCGGAAATAGCCGCTGACGTTGAGGTTCAGCAGGAGCCAGTCGGGGCTGTCCACCTTGAAGCTGGAGTTGGTGtctggagggggagaggagggaggtcTGCTCTCCCCTGTGACCTGGGGAGGCCCCGAAACCCACCAGGGCAGGGGAGGTGGCAGCAAGATCCCCACAGCCAGACCCCCCCAGCACCGTACCTGAGACGTCTACCAGCCAGTACCTGCTGCCGCTCGTTTTGGATGTCATCCAGGTGATGGGGACAATCCAGGTGTAGCTGTGCCAGGGAACAGGAAGACAGCGGGAAATTTCTCACCCTCTGCACCCCCCGGTCCTTCTGTGCCCCCCAGCACTATTGCCGCAGCCCCGCTCACTTGAACTCGGAGGGTCTCTCCACCTTGGAGGCGGGGTCCAGAAGGAAGTGGCTCTGCTGGATGCTGCCACTGAGCGTGTTGACGGTCACCACAGGGAAGCCCATCTGCAGAGTCCAGCGGTCCATGATGGTGCTGATATTGCCGGGCAACGAGACGTTGTTCTTATCGACAGCCTGCGGGGAAAAGTTGGCTGTGGGTCCCTGGTGCCACGGGGTCTGGCCCCACACAGGGGCTGGTGGCATGGGGCTCAGCAGGTGCTGCTTCCCTCACTGAGGGCACGGCAGCTGCGTGCCCAGCACCCCatcctgcccagccccggcagggaaggggctgggggagtttgaggcagcagctgagagcagcccaCCTCCCTCATACCTGTTGCAAGTGCTCCCACAGGTCTGTGTAGATGGTGTTTCCATAGGAGTAGGTGTGGAGGTAGGACTGCGGGAGAGCACCAGAAGAGACTTGTGGGCAGGGGCAGATCCCGGGTGGAGGCGCCCAGGGAGGCACCAGCCTCCGTGAGGCTGCCTGCCAAGCCGCCCACCCCGCACAGGGGCCCGGTGTCCAGCCGGCACCGGCAGATCCTCACCTGCAGCCCCTCCTTGAACACGTCCTCGGTGAGGAAGTCGGAGAGCATCCGCAGCACCGACGCTCCCTGCAGACACAGTGCGTGAGAGCCGGGCACGCAGCCCTGTGCCTCCTCGCAGACACTGCCCCGAGTCCCcacgcccccagccccctgcacccAGGGCTCGCACGTGTGCTGAGCACCCACCTTGCTGTAGGCGATGCTGTCGAAGACCTCGCTGATCTGGGCCGGGGTGTTGATCTCATCCTCGCGGAAGGAGAGCGGGTGGGATGTGGTCAGGGCGTCGGTCGCCATCACCGTGTAGACTTCATTCAGCACCATCAGGTCTTTCTGCAGGGGTCAGCGCCAGCACCCACatcagccctgctcagccccagtAGCCCTcttgcagcagggcagcccctggggcGCTGGGCAGCAAGAGGTGCCCGTGCCTGAGCCCCACGCCCCATGTCCCATGCCCGTGCCCACTGGCCCCAGCACTCACAATGTTCCAGGTGGGCTCCGCTGAGTCGGCACCCAGGTATTCCACGTAGGAAGCAAAGCCCTCGTTCAGCCACAGGTCGTTCCACCACCGCAGCGTCACCAGGTTCCCAAACCActgccagggagcagagcaCTGTGTTGGCCGGGCACCGCCAGCAGTGGGGGAGGACAGGGGGACCGGCGGGTACCTGGTGAGCCAGTTCATGGGCGATGACGGTCACC
Proteins encoded in this region:
- the LOC121076209 gene encoding mesoderm posterior protein 1-like, with product MAGSPAPLLPHGLQPPAGRALLRHRLGGLATAASPTLSEEPPSASPCPLRGQRPCSGAELGRWGGRVGRKGAGGPGGPRQSASEREKLRMRRLAQALHRLRHYLPPALAPAGQSLTKIETLRLAIRYIAHLSALLGLSEEALARRRGAAPRHCPLCPQGLGCCQPPRPRPPPPAPAPQDTSPPGTGVWGSPPVMETPLALQEVPDMGMGAWGSPSYGPALETPLQLHGTPGSVSGSWSSPLCSLGAVTPLEPPWSCAAATGTGTVPSCCLEPSAPAQPPRAGSTATGGPGPPPHGSQVRMTPSPPAG
- the LOC121076100 gene encoding aminopeptidase N, whose translation is MAAGFLIIKAVGIVLALGAVATIIALSVVYAQEKNRTSGSGSNTTTTTTTTATTTTTTTATITSLAPNTTAAPDNPWNRWRLPTTLKPELYEVTLQPFLKPDNNNMYIFKGNSSVTFLCEEATDLIIIHSNKLNYTLQGNFHTSLQAVNGPNAPAITQTWLETTTQYLVVQLAAPLQKDQSYRLFSIFTGELADDLAGFYRSEYVEGNVTKVVATTQMQAPDARKAFPCFDEPAMKANFTITLIHPSDHKAISNMPTESTQQVQIEGESWNVTKFLTTPKMSTYLLAFIVSQFDYVHNDSGNVLIRIWGRPEAIKENQGAYALQVTGPILSFFEQHYNTAYPLPKSDQVGLPDFNAGAMENWGLVTYRENSLLFDNTSSSIGNKERVVTVIAHELAHQWFGNLVTLRWWNDLWLNEGFASYVEYLGADSAEPTWNIKDLMVLNEVYTVMATDALTTSHPLSFREDEINTPAQISEVFDSIAYSKGASVLRMLSDFLTEDVFKEGLQSYLHTYSYGNTIYTDLWEHLQQAVDKNNVSLPGNISTIMDRWTLQMGFPVVTVNTLSGSIQQSHFLLDPASKVERPSEFNYTWIVPITWMTSKTSGSRYWLVDVSDTNSSFKVDSPDWLLLNLNVSGYFRVNYNQENWDQLLQQLSRDHLVIPVINRAQVIDDAFNLARAKYIGVTLALNTTQFLRQETAYMPWQAALSNLKYFQLMFDRSEVFGVMKKYIQKQVKPLFEYYKNITVNWTKNPDGLMDQYNEINAISTACSYGIPECQELATSLFKQWQNNSAINPITANLRSAIYCSAVATGGQEAWDFMWDRFREATIVSEADKIRTALACSTETWILQRYLQYTIDPTKIRKQDATSTINSIASNVVGQPLAWDFIRSNWKLLFGQYGGGSFSFSNLILSVTQRFSTEFELQQLEQFKADNQDVGFGSGTRALEQALERTRTNINWVNENKESVLAWFTENSR